The DNA sequence GCGCTCGTCGAAGTCGAGCGTGGTCACCGCGGAGTCGAGGGTCTTCATGGTCCAGGGGACGACGATGGGATCGGGCAACGATGCGGGCATGCTGGGTCTCCGGGGAACAGGGCGACGGGGCGGTTCCACCCCGCGATGCGCGCGACCGACCAACGTCGGGTCACACCGCGGGGGAGTCCACGCGCTGGACTCAGGACGCGTGGGCGGGGGCGAGGGACCTCAGCCGCTCGATGTCGAGCGTAGCGAAGCTGGGCTGCTGGTCGACCGCGCCCACGGAGAAGAGCTCCAGCTCGACCACGTGGCCGTCGGGGTCCATCCCCATCACCGAGCGGGCCACGCCGAAGTCGGCGGCCAGCACGACGCGCGTGTGCGCGGTGAAGAAGTCGAAGGCTTCCACGAGGTGCGCCGCGTCGCGGACTTCCCATCCGGTGTGGGCCATGCGGAGCTGATTCTGCGGGTACGCCGCGCCCCGGTCGCCGTGCTCGTGCAGCGCGATGTCCGAGTAGCGCGTCGAACCGGGCAGGCGCAGAAAGGTCAGCTTGTTGTCGACATCCTCCGCGACGACCTCGGCGCCGAGCAGCTGATGATAGAACGCTGCCGAACGGTTGCGGTCGGCGACGTCGAGGGCGATGTGGTTCAGGGTCACGGGGATCATGAGAGGTTCTCCTTGGTGCTGGGGCCGATGCGTCGGGCCCTTCACGACGCAACGTGCGGCCACGCGCCGCTCCCTCGCCATCCCAGCGTTCTGGGAATCGCGTACCCCCCAGGAGTCTGGGATTGCCGCATGAGAGCGCCCATGGAACCGTGCGACGCATGACGTGGAGCGAATTGCGAGCGGACCGTGTGCTCCGCGACATCCAGGCGCTCTGCACCGAACGCGCGACGCCCCTCGAGCTGCTCGCGTCCGTGTCGGAGGCCTTCCACGCCGCGGTCCCCAGCGACGCCTCGTGTTACTGCACCTTCGATCCCGCGACGACCATGGTGACCTCGGCGGTCGGCCGAAACCTCGACGAGAACGGGCGCGCCGCCGCGCGCTTCTTCGAGCTCGAGTACGGGCGCGAGACCCCCGCGCAGTACCAGCGCCTGCTCGCCAGCCGCGCCGTCTCCGAGGTCGTCGACGTCGCGCAGATGGACGCGACCGAGGGTCACGTCGCGGTCCGTGAGCACCTCACGGAGATGGGCGTCGGCCAGGAGCTACGCTTCCTGTGCACGCACCAAGGCGCGGCCTGGGCTGGCGCAGGGCTGATGCGCAGCGCTGGCGCGCGACCGTTCAGCGCCGAGGAGGTGGCCTTCGCGGAGCGCGTGGCGGCGCTGCTGACGCCGGCCGTGCGCGGGTCGCTCGTCCACGCCTCCGCAACGATCAACGTCGCGGCCGAGGCCGGACCCGCGGTGCTGATCATGGCGGGAGACCAGCTCGCCGAGGCCACACCCGCGGCGCTGGCCTGGCTGGAAGCGCTGTCGGGGATCGACCGCGGTCACGGGGAGCTGCCAGCGGTCGTGCACGCGGTGGCTGCGCGGGCGCTCGCGGGGCACACCGTGGCCCAGCGTGCACGGACGGCCGATGGCTGCTGGGTCGTGCTGCGCGCCGCGCCCTTCCCCACCGGACGCGCGGTGGTGACCTTCGAGGTCGCGGGGCCAGCGCAGGTGACCTCCCTGCTGGCCGGCGCCCTCGGCCTCACCGAGCGCGAGATCGACGTAGTCTCCGCGGTGCTCAAGGGTCTCGCCACGAAGGAGATCGCGGCGGAGCTCCACCTCTCCAGCTACACCGTGCAGGACCACCTCAAGTCGGTCTTCGCCAAGGCGGGCGTCAACAGCCGACGCGAGCTCGTCGCGGAGGTGTTCTTCGGCGTGTACGCGCCACGGCTCGGGGGAGCCGTGGGTGCGGACGGCTTCTTCCGCTGAGGGGGTGTCTCGCGCCATCCGTGCCTTGGAGGAGCGC is a window from the Sandaracinaceae bacterium genome containing:
- a CDS encoding VOC family protein: MIPVTLNHIALDVADRNRSAAFYHQLLGAEVVAEDVDNKLTFLRLPGSTRYSDIALHEHGDRGAAYPQNQLRMAHTGWEVRDAAHLVEAFDFFTAHTRVVLAADFGVARSVMGMDPDGHVVELELFSVGAVDQQPSFATLDIERLRSLAPAHAS
- a CDS encoding helix-turn-helix transcriptional regulator encodes the protein MTWSELRADRVLRDIQALCTERATPLELLASVSEAFHAAVPSDASCYCTFDPATTMVTSAVGRNLDENGRAAARFFELEYGRETPAQYQRLLASRAVSEVVDVAQMDATEGHVAVREHLTEMGVGQELRFLCTHQGAAWAGAGLMRSAGARPFSAEEVAFAERVAALLTPAVRGSLVHASATINVAAEAGPAVLIMAGDQLAEATPAALAWLEALSGIDRGHGELPAVVHAVAARALAGHTVAQRARTADGCWVVLRAAPFPTGRAVVTFEVAGPAQVTSLLAGALGLTEREIDVVSAVLKGLATKEIAAELHLSSYTVQDHLKSVFAKAGVNSRRELVAEVFFGVYAPRLGGAVGADGFFR